The Nothobranchius furzeri strain GRZ-AD unplaced genomic scaffold, NfurGRZ-RIMD1 Scf024, whole genome shotgun sequence genome includes a region encoding these proteins:
- the LOC139064421 gene encoding zinc finger MYM-type protein 1-like, protein MQLCSISESAQEKARSALIEIVSSVRYLAKQGLALRGHDNDDGNFKQHLDEKAENDLNLASWLQKYHSYTSPACQNELLMLMSNNLIRQITTEIHGLPVLQFSLIMDGTQDISGTEQVSICLRYVDDGLEPKEEFVGLYEASSTTGEHLFKIASDVLLRLDLPFSGLRGQTYDGAANMSGHLSGLQAQIRREQPLATFVHCGPHCVNLVTQAACTSTPVIRDALQWVHELGCLFAQSGKCKTIFKDICISKKGSFTSIKPLCATRWTVRIPAIRAVLTQYESILAALEEMASTNLTDSTASKANGLLDRLEKGNTILGLLLGQEILMMLEDLNLSLQARGKTISGMLKAVEYTRQGFLSLRTNDSFMSIYGKAVKLVADLDLQPVHPPHVRMPSRKYGGPAKHHTPATPEEYFRVHFFSAIDTVITQLHDRFDQPSLENLNKLEELLLTGKTNDMVSLYPELDLQKMQIQLAMFKANHTYTSCKEAAQILRGMQPEVRGLFSQVETLVRLLIVVPVSSCEAEKSFSALRRLKTWLRSTMTQLRLNSTAVCHVHRDRLKRLDKREIATAFIGTSERRVYIL, encoded by the coding sequence ATGCAACTATGCAGCATCTCAGAAAGTGCACAAGAGAAGGCCAGGTCAGCACTGATAGAAATTGTTAGTTCAGTGAGGTACCTTGCTAAACAGGGCCTAGCTCTCAGAGGTCATGACAATGATGACGGAAACTTCAAGCAGCATCTGGATGAGAAGGCTGAGAATGACCTCAATCTGGCAAGCTGGCTGCAGAAGTATCATTCCTACACAAGTCCTGCGTGTCAAAATGAGCTGCTGATGTTAATGAGCAACAACCTTATCAGACAAATAACAACTGAAATCCATGGGTTACCTGTACTGCAGTTCTCTCTAATAATGGATGGGACCCAGGATATATCTGGCACTGAACAGGTTTCAATATGCCTCCGGTATGTTGATGATGGCCTGGAGCCTAAGGAGGAGTTTGTTGGACTGTACGAGGCTTCTTCAACAACTGGCGAACACCTTTTTAAAATTGCCTCTGATGTGCTGCTCCGTTTAGACCTCCCTTTCTCAGGTCTACGTGGACAGACCTATGATGGAGCAGCCAACATGTCGGGGCACCTGTCAGGGTTACAAGCTCAGATTAGAAGAGAGCAACCATTGGCCACCTTTGTCCACTGTGGCCCACACTGTGTGAACCTTGTCACACAGGCTGCATGTACCTCCACACCTGTGATCAGGGACGCTCTACAGTGGGTACACGAGCTGGGCTGCTTGTTCGCTCAGTCTGGCAAATGCAAAACAATATTCAAAGACATATGCATATCAAAAAAAGGCTCCTTCACTTCCATCAAGCCTCTGTGTGCCACCAGATGGACTGTGCGCATACCAGCAATCAGAGCAGTCCTGACTCAATATGAGTCCATCTTGGCTGCCCTGGAAGAGATGGCATCTACAAATCTCACCGACAGTACTGCTTCTAAAGCTAACGGCCTACTTGACAGACTGGAAAAGGGCAACACCATTCTTGGCCTTCTTCTGGGACAAGAGATCCTCATGATGTTGGAGGACCTGAACTTGAGTCTGCAGGCAAGAGGAAAAACCATCAGTGGAATGCTGAAAGCTGTTGAATACACCAGACAGGGCTTTCTCTCTTTGAGGACTAATGATAGTTTCATGAGCATCTATGGTAAAGCTGTGAAACTTGTTGCAGACTTGGACCTCCAGCCAGTACACCCACCTCATGTCCGAATGCCATCCAGAAAATATGGTGGTCCAGCAAAGCATCATACTCCTGCGACACCAGAGGAGTATTTCCGGGTCCATTTTTTCAGTGCCATTGACACAGTGATCACCCAGCTACATGATCGCTTTGACCAGCCAAGCCTGGAAAATCTGAAcaagctggaggagctgctgcttACTGGAAAGACCAATGATATGGTGAGCCTGTACCCAGAACTGGACCTGCAAAAAATGCAAATTCAGTTGGCAATGTTTAAAGCAAATCATACCTACACTTCCTGTAAAGAGGCTGCCCAAATTCTTAGAGGGATGCAACCAGAGGTCAGAGGGCTCTTCTCACAAGTTGAGACTCTGGTGAGACTGCTAATTGTGGTCCCAGTCTCATCCTGTGAGGCTGAAAAGAGTTTCAGCGCTCTGCGACGGTTGAAGACCTGGCTGAGGTCAACAATGACACAGCTGAGGCTCAACAGCACTGCAGTCTGCCACGTCCACAGGGATAGACTGAAGAGGCTAGACAAAAGAGAAATAGCCACAGCTTTCATTGGTACATCTGAGAGACGGGTGTACATcttgtag